A single window of Bombyx mori chromosome 9, ASM3026992v2 DNA harbors:
- the LOC119628343 gene encoding uncharacterized protein C15orf61-like isoform X10, whose product MFVVSPHIRQEWKCMATLIARFSNKPTSSEVLTAYLTQCNEPPWTSYFVKYSYVKDDQFGMSNFNWKVYLVYCMALQQPSL is encoded by the exons ATGTTTGTGGTATCTCCTCATATACGCCAGGAATGGAAATGTATGGCTACTCTGATTGCAAGATTTTCAAATAAACCCACATCATCCGAGGTTCTAACAGCCTATTTAACTCAGTGTAACGAACCACCTTGGACTTCTTATTTTGTAAAG TACAGTTATGTGAAAGATGATCAGTTTGGAATGTCAAATTTTAATTGGAAG gtaTACCTTGTTTACTGTATGGCCTTGCAGCAACCCAGCTTATAA
- the LOC119628343 gene encoding uncharacterized protein C15orf61-like isoform X5 — translation MFVVSPHIRQEWKCMATLIARFSNKPTSSEVLTAYLTQCNEPPWTSYFVKYSYVKDDQFGMSNFNWKGAPRQPVGRRRHPARAVGVDNRAGEGIPCLLYGLAATQLIRHEELVHTSKGPVPIYFLLPEDKGSLH, via the exons ATGTTTGTGGTATCTCCTCATATACGCCAGGAATGGAAATGTATGGCTACTCTGATTGCAAGATTTTCAAATAAACCCACATCATCCGAGGTTCTAACAGCCTATTTAACTCAGTGTAACGAACCACCTTGGACTTCTTATTTTGTAAAG TACAGTTATGTGAAAGATGATCAGTTTGGAATGTCAAATTTTAATTGGAAG GGAGCACCACGGCAACCTGTTGGTCGCCGCCGCCATCCGGCGCGTGCAGTTGGGGTTGACAATAGGGCCGGTGAAG gtaTACCTTGTTTACTGTATGGCCTTGCAGCAACCCAGCTTATAAGGCATGAAGAACTTGTTCACACAAGCAAAGGGCCAGTACCAATATACTTTTTGCTTCCAGAAGATAAAGGATCTTTGCATTAA
- the LOC119628343 gene encoding uncharacterized protein C15orf61-like isoform X6 has product MVPTYSYVKDDQFGMSNFNWKVGNSNYQILRTGCFPYIKYHCSRKKAEDLNMSDKFMRIIKVANLGIPCLLYGLAATQLIRHEELVHTSKGPVPIYFLLPEDKGSLH; this is encoded by the exons atggtacctACC TACAGTTATGTGAAAGATGATCAGTTTGGAATGTCAAATTTTAATTGGAAGGTTGGTAATTCCAACTATCAAATATTAAGAACTGGTTGTTTTCCATATATAAAATATCACTGTTCTAGAAAAAAGGCAGAAGACTTAAATATGTCAGATAAATTTATGAGAATTATAAAGGTTGCAAATTTAG gtaTACCTTGTTTACTGTATGGCCTTGCAGCAACCCAGCTTATAAGGCATGAAGAACTTGTTCACACAAGCAAAGGGCCAGTACCAATATACTTTTTGCTTCCAGAAGATAAAGGATCTTTGCATTAA
- the LOC119628343 gene encoding uncharacterized protein C15orf61 homolog isoform X2: MFVVSPHIRQEWKCMATLIARFSNKPTSSEVLTAYLTQCNEPPWTSYFVKYSYVKDDQFGMSNFNWKGAPRQPVGRRRHPARAVGVDNRAGEGSIPIFPYSLCYPLCALGIPCLLYGLAATQLIRHEELVHTSKGPVPIYFLLPEDKGSLH; the protein is encoded by the exons ATGTTTGTGGTATCTCCTCATATACGCCAGGAATGGAAATGTATGGCTACTCTGATTGCAAGATTTTCAAATAAACCCACATCATCCGAGGTTCTAACAGCCTATTTAACTCAGTGTAACGAACCACCTTGGACTTCTTATTTTGTAAAG TACAGTTATGTGAAAGATGATCAGTTTGGAATGTCAAATTTTAATTGGAAG GGAGCACCACGGCAACCTGTTGGTCGCCGCCGCCATCCGGCGCGTGCAGTTGGGGTTGACAATAGGGCCGGTGAAGGTAGCATTCCGATCTTCCCTTACTCCCTGTGTTACCCCTTGTGTGCATTAG gtaTACCTTGTTTACTGTATGGCCTTGCAGCAACCCAGCTTATAAGGCATGAAGAACTTGTTCACACAAGCAAAGGGCCAGTACCAATATACTTTTTGCTTCCAGAAGATAAAGGATCTTTGCATTAA
- the LOC119628343 gene encoding uncharacterized protein C15orf61-like isoform X4 yields the protein MFVVSPHIRQEWKCMATLIARFSNKPTSSEVLTAYLTQCNEPPWTSYFVKYSYVKDDQFGMSNFNWKQGAPRQPVGRRRHPARAVGVDNRAGEGIPCLLYGLAATQLIRHEELVHTSKGPVPIYFLLPEDKGSLH from the exons ATGTTTGTGGTATCTCCTCATATACGCCAGGAATGGAAATGTATGGCTACTCTGATTGCAAGATTTTCAAATAAACCCACATCATCCGAGGTTCTAACAGCCTATTTAACTCAGTGTAACGAACCACCTTGGACTTCTTATTTTGTAAAG TACAGTTATGTGAAAGATGATCAGTTTGGAATGTCAAATTTTAATTGGAAG CAGGGAGCACCACGGCAACCTGTTGGTCGCCGCCGCCATCCGGCGCGTGCAGTTGGGGTTGACAATAGGGCCGGTGAAG gtaTACCTTGTTTACTGTATGGCCTTGCAGCAACCCAGCTTATAAGGCATGAAGAACTTGTTCACACAAGCAAAGGGCCAGTACCAATATACTTTTTGCTTCCAGAAGATAAAGGATCTTTGCATTAA
- the LOC119628343 gene encoding uncharacterized protein C15orf61-like isoform X3 encodes MFVVSPHIRQEWKCMATLIARFSNKPTSSEVLTAYLTQCNEPPWTSYFVKYSYVKDDQFGMSNFNWKVGNSNYQILRTGCFPYIKYHCSRKKAEDLNMSDKFMRIIKVANLGIPCLLYGLAATQLIRHEELVHTSKGPVPIYFLLPEDKGSLH; translated from the exons ATGTTTGTGGTATCTCCTCATATACGCCAGGAATGGAAATGTATGGCTACTCTGATTGCAAGATTTTCAAATAAACCCACATCATCCGAGGTTCTAACAGCCTATTTAACTCAGTGTAACGAACCACCTTGGACTTCTTATTTTGTAAAG TACAGTTATGTGAAAGATGATCAGTTTGGAATGTCAAATTTTAATTGGAAGGTTGGTAATTCCAACTATCAAATATTAAGAACTGGTTGTTTTCCATATATAAAATATCACTGTTCTAGAAAAAAGGCAGAAGACTTAAATATGTCAGATAAATTTATGAGAATTATAAAGGTTGCAAATTTAG gtaTACCTTGTTTACTGTATGGCCTTGCAGCAACCCAGCTTATAAGGCATGAAGAACTTGTTCACACAAGCAAAGGGCCAGTACCAATATACTTTTTGCTTCCAGAAGATAAAGGATCTTTGCATTAA
- the LOC119628343 gene encoding uncharacterized protein C15orf61-like isoform X9, translating to MVPTYSYVKDDQFGMSNFNWKQGAPRQPVGRRRHPARAVGVDNRAGEGIPCLLYGLAATQLIRHEELVHTSKGPVPIYFLLPEDKGSLH from the exons atggtacctACC TACAGTTATGTGAAAGATGATCAGTTTGGAATGTCAAATTTTAATTGGAAG CAGGGAGCACCACGGCAACCTGTTGGTCGCCGCCGCCATCCGGCGCGTGCAGTTGGGGTTGACAATAGGGCCGGTGAAG gtaTACCTTGTTTACTGTATGGCCTTGCAGCAACCCAGCTTATAAGGCATGAAGAACTTGTTCACACAAGCAAAGGGCCAGTACCAATATACTTTTTGCTTCCAGAAGATAAAGGATCTTTGCATTAA
- the LOC119628343 gene encoding uncharacterized protein C15orf61 homolog isoform X8, which produces MSNFNWKVGNSNYQILRTGCFPYIKYHCSRKKAEDLNMSDKFMRIIKVANLGIPCLLYGLAATQLIRHEELVHTSKGPVPIYFLLPEDKGSLH; this is translated from the exons ATGTCAAATTTTAATTGGAAGGTTGGTAATTCCAACTATCAAATATTAAGAACTGGTTGTTTTCCATATATAAAATATCACTGTTCTAGAAAAAAGGCAGAAGACTTAAATATGTCAGATAAATTTATGAGAATTATAAAGGTTGCAAATTTAG gtaTACCTTGTTTACTGTATGGCCTTGCAGCAACCCAGCTTATAAGGCATGAAGAACTTGTTCACACAAGCAAAGGGCCAGTACCAATATACTTTTTGCTTCCAGAAGATAAAGGATCTTTGCATTAA
- the LOC119628343 gene encoding uncharacterized protein C15orf61-like isoform X7, protein MVPTYSYVKDDQFGMSNFNWKQGAPRQPVGRRRHPARAVGVDNRAGEGSIPIFPYSLCYPLCALGIPCLLYGLAATQLIRHEELVHTSKGPVPIYFLLPEDKGSLH, encoded by the exons atggtacctACC TACAGTTATGTGAAAGATGATCAGTTTGGAATGTCAAATTTTAATTGGAAG CAGGGAGCACCACGGCAACCTGTTGGTCGCCGCCGCCATCCGGCGCGTGCAGTTGGGGTTGACAATAGGGCCGGTGAAGGTAGCATTCCGATCTTCCCTTACTCCCTGTGTTACCCCTTGTGTGCATTAG gtaTACCTTGTTTACTGTATGGCCTTGCAGCAACCCAGCTTATAAGGCATGAAGAACTTGTTCACACAAGCAAAGGGCCAGTACCAATATACTTTTTGCTTCCAGAAGATAAAGGATCTTTGCATTAA
- the LOC119628343 gene encoding uncharacterized protein C15orf61-like isoform X1 — translation MFVVSPHIRQEWKCMATLIARFSNKPTSSEVLTAYLTQCNEPPWTSYFVKYSYVKDDQFGMSNFNWKQGAPRQPVGRRRHPARAVGVDNRAGEGSIPIFPYSLCYPLCALGIPCLLYGLAATQLIRHEELVHTSKGPVPIYFLLPEDKGSLH, via the exons ATGTTTGTGGTATCTCCTCATATACGCCAGGAATGGAAATGTATGGCTACTCTGATTGCAAGATTTTCAAATAAACCCACATCATCCGAGGTTCTAACAGCCTATTTAACTCAGTGTAACGAACCACCTTGGACTTCTTATTTTGTAAAG TACAGTTATGTGAAAGATGATCAGTTTGGAATGTCAAATTTTAATTGGAAG CAGGGAGCACCACGGCAACCTGTTGGTCGCCGCCGCCATCCGGCGCGTGCAGTTGGGGTTGACAATAGGGCCGGTGAAGGTAGCATTCCGATCTTCCCTTACTCCCTGTGTTACCCCTTGTGTGCATTAG gtaTACCTTGTTTACTGTATGGCCTTGCAGCAACCCAGCTTATAAGGCATGAAGAACTTGTTCACACAAGCAAAGGGCCAGTACCAATATACTTTTTGCTTCCAGAAGATAAAGGATCTTTGCATTAA